The following coding sequences are from one Campylobacter sp. RM16187 window:
- a CDS encoding HypC/HybG/HupF family hydrogenase formation chaperone translates to MCLSIPSKVLEIDENNVALVETLGVTRRVSLDLISDTVKVGEYVLIHVGYAMEKIDTKFALESLEIYKKIAEDMANGEIDEDEGDMGLSAMSEKR, encoded by the coding sequence ATGTGCCTTTCTATTCCATCAAAAGTCCTTGAGATAGATGAGAATAACGTCGCATTGGTTGAGACTTTGGGCGTAACTAGACGTGTGAGCTTAGATCTAATATCCGATACTGTTAAAGTGGGCGAATATGTGCTAATTCATGTTGGATATGCAATGGAAAAAATTGATACTAAGTTCGCACTTGAAAGCTTAGAAATTTATAAAAAAATCGCCGAAGATATGGCAAACGGTGAGATAGATGAGGATGAGGGTGATATGGGTTTAAGTGCTATGAGTGAGAAAAGATGA
- the nhaA gene encoding Na+/H+ antiporter NhaA, whose amino-acid sequence MKHFSFKKFVEHEASSGILLIFAAIIAMIFQNGVLSEFYNSFLRINAGFIFDELDIQKPLILWVNDGLMSIFFFLLGLELKRELIEGELRNFSQVILPVIGAIGGIVIPALIFYLFNHSDSFAIKGWAIPTATDTAFALGIIMILGRRVPASLKIFLVTMAIIDDVCAILIMAIFYSGNLSIVSIGIAGVVLLGLLALNLLNVNKKALYLILGIILWISVLKSGVHATLAGVVSAFFIPLKFKNSDRSMLKEIEHDLHGYIAFFVLPVFAFVNAGISLNGIGVEQIFHPVSVGVIAGLFIGKQLGVFGFCFIAIKLGIAKLPKYSNMLQFYGLCILTGIGFTMSLFINSLSYHDTQQFAYADKLAILIASLISGIVGYAVLYFAGRHRIIRCVE is encoded by the coding sequence ATGAAGCACTTCTCTTTTAAAAAATTTGTCGAACATGAGGCTAGCTCCGGAATCTTACTGATTTTTGCCGCTATTATCGCAATGATATTTCAAAATGGTGTTTTAAGTGAGTTTTATAACTCATTTTTACGTATAAATGCAGGTTTTATTTTTGATGAGCTTGATATCCAAAAGCCCCTTATTTTATGGGTAAATGACGGTCTTATGTCGATATTTTTCTTTCTTTTGGGGCTTGAGTTAAAGCGTGAACTTATAGAGGGAGAGCTTAGAAATTTCTCTCAAGTAATTTTGCCAGTAATTGGAGCTATAGGTGGCATTGTGATCCCTGCTCTTATATTTTATCTTTTTAATCATTCGGATTCTTTTGCTATAAAGGGCTGGGCGATACCGACTGCCACTGATACGGCTTTTGCACTTGGTATTATTATGATACTTGGCAGGAGAGTGCCTGCTAGCCTTAAAATTTTCTTGGTTACTATGGCGATTATCGATGATGTTTGCGCAATTTTAATAATGGCAATTTTTTACAGCGGGAATTTATCTATAGTCTCTATCGGTATTGCAGGTGTTGTATTGTTGGGACTTCTTGCATTAAATTTACTCAATGTAAACAAAAAAGCACTATATCTGATTTTGGGCATTATTCTTTGGATAAGTGTTTTAAAATCCGGAGTGCATGCGACTTTAGCAGGTGTTGTATCGGCATTTTTTATACCGCTTAAATTTAAAAATAGTGATAGATCTATGCTTAAAGAGATTGAACATGATCTGCATGGATATATAGCATTTTTTGTGTTACCTGTGTTTGCATTCGTAAATGCAGGAATTTCATTAAATGGAATTGGCGTAGAGCAGATATTTCATCCTGTATCGGTAGGCGTAATCGCAGGTCTTTTTATAGGCAAACAGCTTGGAGTTTTTGGATTTTGTTTTATCGCCATAAAACTTGGCATAGCAAAACTTCCGAAATATTCCAATATGCTTCAGTTTTATGGACTTTGTATATTAACAGGCATTGGATTTACTATGAGTTTGTTTATCAACTCTCTTTCTTATCACGATACTCAGCAGTTTGCATATGCAGATAAACTTGCGATATTGATAGCGTCTTTGATATCAGGAATCGTAGGGTATGCGGTTTTATATTTTGCTGGTCGCCATAGAATAATAAGGTGCGTAGAATAA
- a CDS encoding DUF2157 domain-containing protein, translating to MFFLNKNFLANELVKWRNEGLLDRVSSEKIAARYDIDLQNVSDKKSFILKLIAYLFLALSLITLVGANWEEMPRAVRLLIIISILAFVNLSALFMLKNGRESMAISLFFLGNFCYGIAIALIAQIYHLGEHMLNGVLLWAVGAFILSIATKKSILITQSLAIALLWFLMDIELRVSHEFLIFMAISFYMLLKDESKALTVMLFISIFVYIICNMANLSSFEFSQFMWYITINQIVLIGLSYSLFGISLSLVAQKFNKIKIAVALRWISLITGIVILLFAMSFISHRNYDYIDLNNSLAFYGRIYGVLHIVFATFSLIILAQFKRYYVAIIALFLLFLPFGIGYFFEYSNAIYSILSVITGAVLIKQDYLKLGLSTIFIVANVRYFDLIGDYIGTSLLFLLFAVIVLVVSRNKKAIKNES from the coding sequence ATGTTTTTCTTAAATAAGAATTTTTTAGCAAACGAGCTTGTGAAGTGGCGTAATGAAGGCCTATTAGATAGAGTAAGTTCAGAAAAAATAGCAGCTAGATATGACATAGATTTGCAAAATGTGAGCGATAAAAAGAGCTTTATTTTAAAGCTTATAGCGTATTTATTTTTGGCTCTTTCATTGATTACTCTTGTAGGAGCCAATTGGGAAGAGATGCCAAGAGCTGTAAGACTTTTAATTATTATAAGCATTTTGGCTTTTGTAAATTTAAGTGCGCTTTTTATGCTAAAAAACGGTAGAGAATCTATGGCTATCAGCTTATTTTTCTTAGGAAATTTTTGCTACGGTATAGCTATAGCATTGATAGCTCAAATTTATCATTTGGGCGAACATATGCTAAATGGAGTGTTATTGTGGGCTGTTGGTGCCTTTATACTCTCAATAGCTACCAAAAAATCAATTTTAATTACTCAGAGTTTAGCAATAGCTCTTCTTTGGTTTCTTATGGATATCGAGCTTAGAGTCTCGCATGAGTTTTTGATCTTTATGGCAATATCTTTTTATATGCTTTTAAAAGATGAGTCAAAGGCGCTTACCGTGATGCTTTTTATATCTATTTTTGTCTATATTATTTGTAATATGGCAAATTTAAGCTCTTTTGAATTTTCTCAATTTATGTGGTATATAACTATAAATCAAATCGTCTTAATAGGACTTTCATACTCGCTTTTTGGTATTTCTTTATCACTTGTGGCTCAAAAATTTAATAAGATTAAAATAGCGGTTGCGTTAAGATGGATCTCTTTGATTACCGGGATAGTAATACTTCTTTTTGCTATGTCTTTTATTAGCCATAGAAATTATGACTATATAGATCTAAACAACTCACTTGCTTTTTATGGCAGGATTTATGGTGTTTTACATATCGTTTTTGCTACATTTTCTTTAATTATTTTAGCCCAATTTAAAAGGTATTACGTAGCTATTATTGCTCTGTTTTTATTGTTTTTGCCTTTTGGTATCGGATATTTTTTTGAGTATTCAAACGCTATATATTCCATACTAAGTGTTATAACAGGAGCCGTGCTCATAAAACAAGATTATTTAAAGTTAGGGTTATCAACTATCTTTATAGTTGCCAATGTGAGGTATTTTGATCTAATAGGCGATTATATAGGCACAAGTTTACTGTTTTTGCTATTTGCAGTAATAGTACTTGTAGTCTCTAGAAATAAAAAGGCTATAAAAAATGAGAGTTAA
- a CDS encoding GDYXXLXY domain-containing protein: protein MRVKILIFAIIFQILSLIAMLAYAYAPIYFGKEIKVDVTLYDPRDLLRGNYVSLNYDFSALPIKYADLQKPGTKIYLALKDINGTYVKDEYNFVKPKNQIFLTGRIYGNRVKFGIEAFFMPIDKALQIERDIRQKGAWAILSVMDNGSARIKEIVLK from the coding sequence ATGAGAGTTAAAATTTTAATATTTGCCATTATTTTTCAAATTTTAAGCCTAATTGCGATGCTTGCTTACGCCTATGCTCCTATATATTTTGGCAAAGAGATTAAAGTAGATGTAACTCTTTATGATCCAAGGGATTTACTAAGAGGAAATTATGTGAGTCTGAACTATGATTTTTCGGCTTTGCCGATTAAATACGCAGATCTTCAAAAGCCAGGAACTAAAATTTATCTAGCACTAAAAGATATAAACGGTACATATGTAAAAGATGAATACAACTTTGTAAAGCCTAAAAATCAAATATTTTTGACCGGAAGAATTTATGGAAACAGGGTAAAATTTGGAATAGAGGCATTTTTTATGCCTATTGATAAAGCCTTGCAAATAGAGAGGGATATCCGTCAAAAAGGCGCTTGGGCAATCTTATCGGTAATGGATAATGGTAGCGCAAGGATAAAAGAGATAGTTTTAAAATAG
- the hypD gene encoding hydrogenase formation protein HypD, with protein MTLINEFRDKDLILALSELIKRESVKPLNIMEICGGHTHSIMKFGLTGLVGEKINFVHGPGCPVCIMPKSRIDEAVKIASRDDVILCTLADMLKVPGSITSLQKLRADGADIRALYSPLDCIKIAQENLSKNIIFFAIGFETTTPMTASLMQKTVELGIKNLFFHINHVTVPAPVRAIMDDESVKIDAFLGPSHVSVITGYEIYEDIAKDYKRPIAVSGFEPLDIMDSVLNLVRQQNAGTYNVYNEYARVVSRSGNLKAKELINRYFEPCDFNWRGLGVIKDSGMKIRQEFSYLDARMKFDCEVNSKAESKACICGEILRGRAKPYDCKIFAKACTPKNPIGSCMVSSEGACAAYFKYAKEAI; from the coding sequence ATGACTCTAATCAATGAATTTAGAGATAAAGATCTAATTTTAGCTCTTAGTGAACTTATTAAAAGAGAGAGTGTAAAGCCTCTAAATATCATGGAAATTTGTGGAGGACACACTCATAGTATTATGAAATTTGGTCTTACCGGGCTTGTAGGAGAGAAGATAAACTTCGTTCACGGTCCAGGTTGTCCTGTGTGTATAATGCCTAAGAGTAGAATAGATGAAGCTGTCAAGATTGCTTCTAGAGATGACGTGATACTATGCACGCTAGCGGATATGCTTAAGGTTCCTGGCTCAATTACAAGCCTTCAAAAGCTTAGAGCTGATGGCGCTGATATTAGAGCATTGTATAGCCCGCTTGATTGTATAAAAATAGCTCAGGAAAATTTGAGCAAAAATATTATATTTTTTGCAATCGGTTTTGAGACCACCACTCCAATGACTGCTAGTCTAATGCAAAAAACAGTAGAGCTGGGCATAAAAAATTTATTTTTTCATATAAATCATGTAACAGTTCCAGCTCCAGTAAGAGCGATAATGGACGATGAGAGCGTCAAGATAGATGCCTTTTTGGGACCAAGCCACGTAAGCGTGATAACTGGATATGAAATTTATGAAGATATCGCAAAGGATTATAAAAGACCTATAGCCGTAAGCGGATTTGAGCCACTTGATATTATGGATTCGGTTTTAAATTTGGTTCGTCAGCAAAATGCCGGTACTTATAATGTATATAACGAATACGCAAGGGTTGTAAGTAGAAGCGGAAATTTAAAGGCCAAAGAGCTGATAAATAGATATTTTGAGCCATGTGATTTTAATTGGCGCGGACTTGGGGTCATAAAAGATAGCGGAATGAAAATACGCCAAGAGTTTAGCTATCTTGACGCAAGAATGAAGTTTGATTGCGAAGTTAATAGTAAAGCCGAGAGTAAAGCCTGTATATGCGGAGAAATTTTACGAGGGCGAGCAAAACCGTATGATTGTAAAATTTTTGCTAAAGCCTGCACTCCAAAAAATCCGATAGGCTCATGTATGGTATCTAGCGAGGGAGCCTGCGCGGCATATTTTAAATACGCAAAGGAAGCGATTTGA
- the hypB gene encoding hydrogenase nickel incorporation protein HypB translates to MCKDCGCSLGGHNHTHTHADGTTHSHTHDHSGDHGHNAHHEHTHEAHTHPVLGETKTIEVITKILSENDKEAQHNRDHLDEHGILCINLMSSPGAGKTTLLEATIKSDKFKIGVVEGDLETNQDADRILKAGAKAHQITTGQTCHLDAFMVHEGLHHLPLNDLDLVFIENVGNLVCPASYDVGSHLNVVLISVPEGSDKVSKYPVMFRSADLVIITKISLLPHFDFDVKKVIGDARKLNPKVDIIELDSKTGQGVDKWINYLQFKKEFR, encoded by the coding sequence ATGTGCAAAGATTGTGGATGTTCACTAGGTGGACATAATCATACTCATACCCATGCTGATGGAACGACTCACTCTCATACACATGATCATAGTGGCGATCATGGACACAATGCCCATCATGAGCATACTCACGAAGCCCATACTCATCCTGTGCTTGGCGAGACAAAGACCATTGAAGTAATTACTAAAATTTTATCTGAAAACGACAAAGAGGCGCAGCACAATAGAGACCATTTGGATGAGCACGGAATTTTATGTATAAATTTAATGAGTAGTCCAGGTGCTGGCAAAACCACTCTTCTTGAAGCCACTATAAAGAGTGATAAATTTAAGATCGGTGTTGTTGAGGGTGACCTGGAGACAAACCAAGATGCCGATAGGATATTAAAAGCTGGCGCAAAGGCTCATCAGATCACAACCGGGCAAACCTGTCACTTGGATGCTTTTATGGTTCATGAAGGTCTTCATCATCTGCCTTTAAACGATCTTGATCTGGTTTTTATAGAAAATGTCGGAAATTTAGTCTGCCCTGCAAGCTATGATGTGGGTTCACACTTAAATGTTGTGCTTATCTCGGTTCCTGAAGGAAGCGATAAAGTAAGCAAATATCCTGTTATGTTTCGCTCGGCAGATCTTGTAATCATTACTAAAATTTCATTGCTTCCTCATTTTGATTTTGATGTAAAAAAGGTTATTGGTGACGCCAGAAAACTCAATCCAAAAGTAGATATTATCGAGCTTGATAGCAAAACAGGTCAAGGCGTTGATAAATGGATAAACTATTTGCAGTTTAAAAAGGAGTTTAGATAA